Part of the Rhizomicrobium sp. genome is shown below.
ATTGCACGCCCGCCAGCAGCAGATAGGACAGCGCGATCAGCGTGCAGCCGATCGCCATCTTGTTGATGATCGAGGGCTCCTTGCCGCGCCGTTCCTGCCACGACCACAGCGCCACGACGCCGGCCGTGAAGGTGAAGATCATCACCGGGTTCACCGATTGCAGCGTGGTGACGCTGATGGTGAAGAGCCCGCCGACCGAACGGTCGACCATGTCGCGCGTCCAGAGTTCGATCGTATTGCCCGATTGCTCATAGGTCGCCCAGAACATCGTGCAGGGGATGAAGAACAGGCACAGCAGGACAACGGCCCACCAGTCCTTGGCGGTGAGCGGCGTGCGCGGCGCGGCGGCCGTCGCCGCGTTCTTGCGGCTCGGCCGATCGTTCGGCAGCCGGCGCATGGCGAACAGATAGGTGATTGTTCCGATCAGCATCGCCACGCCCGCCGAGCCGAAGCCGTATTTCCACGCGAGCCCCTCGCCGATATTGCCGGCGAACTCCTGTCCCAGGAACGCGCCCAGATTGATGCCGACATAGAAGATCGAATAGGCGCGATCGATGCGCTGGTCGCCCGGCTTGTAGAGGCCGCCGACCTGGCTCGAGATGTTCGGCTTGAAGCCGCCATTGCCCAGGATCAGGAACAGCAGCGCGAAGAAGAAATAATTCTCGAACGCCATCATGAAATGGCCGATGGCCATCAGGATGCCGCCGATGACCACGGTGTAGCGCCGGCCCAGGAAACGGTCGGCGAGAAAGCCGCCGATCAGCGGCGTGAAATAGACGAAGCCGGTGTAGAGCGAATAGATCATCGACTCGAGCGGCTGCACGCCCAGCGGCCCGCGGATGCCTTCCAGGAAATGTTTCATCGTATAATAGCCGATGACGTGCTCGGCATGCCCCGGCAGCAGCAGATAGCCGGTCAGGTAGATCGGCAGCAGCACCCGCATGCCGTAATAGGAAAAGCGCTCCCACATCTCCGTGGTGAACAGCCAGGTCAGCCCGACCGGATGGCCGAACAAAGTCTTCTCCGGCGGAGCGGTGTCGATAATCGCCATACGGATCGTTTCCCCCACGTGAAGGGGTCACTCTGCCCAAGGAATGGCCTCACGGCAATTCGATGTAGCGGTCCTCGCGGGAGTAGGGGACGAAGCCCAGCCGCTGATAGAGCGGCAGGGCGCGCGGATGATCCAGCGTGCAGGTGTTCACCAGAAGCTTGGAGATCGGATGCGCCCAGGCGTTCATCACCGCCTGATAGAGAAAGAAATATCCGAGTCGTTTTCCGATCGCTTCGGGCATCAATCCGAAATAGGCGAGCTGGCCGGTGGCCGCGTCGCGCATGTCCAGCTCCGCCATGCCGGCGGGATTGCCGTCGAGGTAGAGGACATACAGCTCCACCTGCGGATGCTGGATGATCTGTGTCAGCGCGGCCTCGGGCAGCTTTTGCCGCTCGACCCAGAAATAGGGCCCGCCGATCGTGTCGTAGAGATAGCGGTAGAAATGCACCGGCGGATGCACCGCGCGCAGCATCGCGACCTTGCCGCGCGGCACCGGCGGCGGCAGTGCGGCGGGCTTGGCGGTCATCTCCAGGAAGGTAACGACCATCGGAATGCGCCGGCTGGCGGTCTTTTTCTTGCCGGTCATCCGGTCTCCACCGGCGCGTCGCTGGCGCCCCACTCGGCCCAGGAGCCGTCATACAGCGCGACATCGTGCGCCCCCGCCACCGTCATCGCCAGCAGGACGATCGCCGCGGTGATGCCCGAGCCGCAAGTGGTGACGCTGTGCCGGCCAAGGTCCACGCCATGGGCGCCGAAGGTCGCGCGCAGGTCCGCCGCCGATTTCAGCGTGCCGTCCTCGCCGGTCAGCTCCGTATACGGAACGTTCAGGCTGCCGGGGATGTGGCCGCCGCGCGTGCCGGGGCGCGGCTCCGGCTCGATCGCCTTGAAGCGCGGGATGCCGCGCGCGTCGATCACCTGCTCGGCATGGCTTTCGAGATTGGCCTTCATCTGGCGGAAATCGCGCACCAGCGCGTTGTTCGGCCGCGCCGTGAAATGCCGCGCGAACGGCATCGCGGTCATGTCTTCCAGCGGGCGTCCCTCGCGGCGCCATTTCGGCAGTCCGCCGTCCAGCACCACGACGTCCTCATGGCCCATGGCGCGCAGCATCCACCAGGCGCGCGGCGCGGAGTACACGCCCGCGCTGTCATAGACCACGATCATGTTGCCGTCGCCGAGCCCCAGCTTGCGCATGCGGCTGGCGAATTTCGGCGCCGGCGCCAGCATATGCGGCAGCGGGTTCTTGTCGTCCGACAGATCGTCGATGTCAAAGAACAGCGCGCGCGGAATATGCGCCGCGGCGTATTCTGCGCGCGGATCGCGGTTCATGTTCGGCAAATACCAGGAGGCATCGACCACGCGCACGTCCGGCGCGTTGATCCGGCCCGCGAGCCATTCGGTCGAAACCAGGGGAGATTCCGCGCTCATGGCTCGAACGGCACCGGGAAGGGTTTGCGCGGCTGCGCCAACCAGCCCGGCACGGGCAGGTTCCTGGACCGCAGGAAATCGGGATTGAACAGCTTGCTCTGATAGCGCGTGCCGTAATCGGCCAGGATGGTCACGATGGTATGGCCCTTGCCCATCTGTCTCGCCATGCGCACCGCGCCGGCGACATTGATGCCGGTCGAGCCGCCCAGGC
Proteins encoded:
- a CDS encoding GNAT family N-acetyltransferase, whose product is MTGKKKTASRRIPMVVTFLEMTAKPAALPPPVPRGKVAMLRAVHPPVHFYRYLYDTIGGPYFWVERQKLPEAALTQIIQHPQVELYVLYLDGNPAGMAELDMRDAATGQLAYFGLMPEAIGKRLGYFFLYQAVMNAWAHPISKLLVNTCTLDHPRALPLYQRLGFVPYSREDRYIELP
- the sseA gene encoding 3-mercaptopyruvate sulfurtransferase; amino-acid sequence: MSAESPLVSTEWLAGRINAPDVRVVDASWYLPNMNRDPRAEYAAAHIPRALFFDIDDLSDDKNPLPHMLAPAPKFASRMRKLGLGDGNMIVVYDSAGVYSAPRAWWMLRAMGHEDVVVLDGGLPKWRREGRPLEDMTAMPFARHFTARPNNALVRDFRQMKANLESHAEQVIDARGIPRFKAIEPEPRPGTRGGHIPGSLNVPYTELTGEDGTLKSAADLRATFGAHGVDLGRHSVTTCGSGITAAIVLLAMTVAGAHDVALYDGSWAEWGASDAPVETG
- a CDS encoding peptide MFS transporter, encoding MAIIDTAPPEKTLFGHPVGLTWLFTTEMWERFSYYGMRVLLPIYLTGYLLLPGHAEHVIGYYTMKHFLEGIRGPLGVQPLESMIYSLYTGFVYFTPLIGGFLADRFLGRRYTVVIGGILMAIGHFMMAFENYFFFALLFLILGNGGFKPNISSQVGGLYKPGDQRIDRAYSIFYVGINLGAFLGQEFAGNIGEGLAWKYGFGSAGVAMLIGTITYLFAMRRLPNDRPSRKNAATAAAPRTPLTAKDWWAVVLLCLFFIPCTMFWATYEQSGNTIELWTRDMVDRSVGGLFTISVTTLQSVNPVMIFTFTAGVVALWSWQERRGKEPSIINKMAIGCTLIALSYLLLAGVQYIAGPTGKVYWIWAIVYFGVLTVGELYFSPVGLSLYAKAAPRQLGSLMMAVFLATSFPGNLLAGYLGSYWDGMDKVTFFLMIAAIIGATVPIIWLFNFPIRRIVSTQSEASMVVPEAPYQAPPA